One window of the Methylovirgula sp. HY1 genome contains the following:
- a CDS encoding cobalamin biosynthesis protein, which produces MIAIGIGCRRGASKDAIIKLIAEALARASLVGEAAALFTYEAKKSEAGLMAAAEELTMPLHFLSLEALQAMADRVATRSEAVEKALGIPSVAEASALAGCGKGGHLLLPRIAGDGVTCAIAKRGNE; this is translated from the coding sequence ATGATCGCCATTGGCATTGGCTGCCGTCGCGGCGCGTCAAAGGATGCGATCATCAAGCTGATCGCAGAAGCGCTGGCGCGAGCATCGCTCGTAGGCGAGGCAGCGGCGCTCTTTACGTATGAAGCCAAGAAAAGCGAAGCCGGTCTTATGGCTGCCGCGGAGGAACTGACAATGCCGCTCCATTTTCTGTCGCTGGAGGCTTTGCAGGCGATGGCAGATCGCGTCGCGACCCGCTCGGAGGCGGTGGAAAAAGCCTTGGGCATCCCTTCCGTGGCGGAAGCGTCCGCTCTTGCCGGCTGCGGCAAGGGCGGCCATCTGCTGTTGCCGCGCATCGCCGGCGATGGGGTAACCTGCGCGATCGCCAAAAGAGGTAAC